In Brachypodium distachyon strain Bd21 chromosome 5, Brachypodium_distachyon_v3.0, whole genome shotgun sequence, the genomic window TGGtgggtgcttgttgggttggtCAGTCAGGTTTCGTCTCTGCATAGGCTAGTTCGTTCGCCATCTTCGTTCCAGCTTGCACATAGGCACATTATGGCtctcttgcattttttttttcacaccGCATTGGTCGATTGGGAAGTTTGTtgttctcctcttcttttgaGGATATTTTgtactcaaatttgcctaaatatggatgtatctttATCCAGTGCttggtagttttttttaggaatctTTTTTCAAAGTGAAGAGTGCATTTTTTTAGAGGGAGAGCAAGAAAAGAGAGCACGTATGTTTTgttcggttttgctatatttaagttgtctgatttttagttagagattaATCCGTTCCTCAGTCgttggatatgatttgtgttTTAAGATTCGTAAcggaagataaaaaaaaaagagtaaattagATCTAGATACTAATGTAATGGCTGTGATTCATCAACttaaatttaaatattttaaaaatcagacaactCTCTAGACACAGCCACACCTTTTTTTGGGGCAAGCACGTATGCCGAATTGACGTACCGCGGCCCGGTCCATACAAAAGCGAGTCGAACTCAGTGGCCATATCGCGTAGTGGGTTAATACATGGATTCACAGCCCACATGGAGTGGGCTAAATCGTACAGTGGGCTTGGACAGATTGAGGTCGGACTAACGAAATCGCACGGACCAGAATTATAACCACAGGCCGAGACTAACATGGCTAAGGGCCAtccttagtttttttttttcctgagatGCATGCCTCCATGCCGGCTCGATCGATCAGGCAGCATGCAGAATCGAACAAgcggaagcagcagcaacaccgATCTAATCAAGCACTGATGCCGCTTCTTAATTTCAAAATCACGGCCAGTCAAAGAGATCGATCGAGTGCTGAGACAAAGGGAGACCCGGCCGGATGGATTTGACGAGAGCAAAGTCATACATGAAAGCTTGTCGATCAGATTGGAGAATTAATTAATGAAGCTATACCCGAGGTGCATGCATATCAAATGGGCGCAGCGATGATTACCGTGAGGcaaacaaacatgcatgcatgcaaatcaAAGATATCGATATCGCGTGTCGTCATCTACTCGATCGAATTAAAGCTCAAAAGCAAGTCCCGCGACGCTAGCTGGTGTGTACAAACGTCATGAttgcaccggccggccggccggcgccccGTCGTAGGTACGTCTCGGCCTCCAACCGCCGTGATCACCGAACCCAAgccgtgcatgcatgggccaTTCCATCCTGGCCGAGCCAGCCTGCAGTGCAATGTACAGCGTGAATATATGTTCCAGCAGACACGTTGCAGCATGCATATGAGAGCCCCGGCCGGCCACCTTGCAGCATGGATATGCATGTTGAGGCCCCCCTGATCTCTGTTTGCCATGCATCAAATACTTTGGTTTGCTTGCCTGCATCGTCGGTCTTGCCGGTCCGGCGGCCCACACCTCTGGCTAGTTAGGTCCACCCACCATGGCGTTCCCTCGGCTCACGCGACAAGCACGCAGAGTCCCGGCAGCTCCTCATACGTACGTCCGAGCTGAGCTGATCAGTTTACGTGTAGGCAGCTTTTCCTCTTTTCCGGGGGGGCTTTTGGCGCCCCTTCACGGCTTTATCGGGATTGGCACAATCtttttcatgcatgcatgccgttaattcgatggatggatggatcccCGCCCGCGGATGTTACGTGCGAGCTAGCACCTGTGCCCTGATAGACTGTTTTCACTGGTAGCATGTGAAAGCCAGGCCGGCCGGGGCTATATATGTAGTACTCCTTAATTAGGTAGGACTAGTAGTATGGCTCTTGCTCTTGTTGTATCATTACTGTCTACCGGTGAGTAAAAGTTTAAACCGACCGATTTGACGGGCCCGACACGGCATGGTATCACCGTGTTGTGCActcttgtgtgtgtgtgtgacacTCGCTGCACGCAAACATGCATGGCTACCTGAGTACGATGGGCACTGCAAAGCTAAATACCAAGGAATTGACCAAGACCatgatgcatcatgcatgcatgtaagtTTGATCCATCCGGCCATGTCGATCAATCTCGATTGTGATTAACTACTACGGAGTGAGCACGTTATTAATTTGCAAGggaaatcatgcatgcatgcacctcgTTTTCCTGGCTGCTGCACCCGGCCGTCGACCGGCCAGCAGCTTTTCCACGAGAATGATGTGCGTGTGCCGGGTCTGCGTGTAAGTGCGTATCATTAGCTAGGGATGGGCTTTACTTACAGTTCGGTCGATCGACAGTTTTGCTGGCCGTGACAGGCCGGGGACACTTTTAGTCTTTTAGCAGGTGTTTCACGAAAGCGATGTGCGTAACATGAGAGAGCACTGTGCTCGTTTTTATGCGGTGCCACGCAGCGAGAGTGACACCAGAGTGCCCAGTGGCATGCACTGCACCATGCAGTGAGGAGGAATATTTTCAGTGCAGTGGAGTGCGGTACTGCCTGCTGCTAGCTGTGGCCTGTGGctgtgggtgggtggggggcTCTATCTGTTCACGCTGCATGCAGTGTCCTGTTCCGAGTTCAACGGTTGGTGGAAGCGCTAACTCCGAGGTCAACCTCAGTAGTATCTATGATCATTTCTGGTCCTCGCTTTCGTCTGCATGCTTTTCCAATCATAGTCCGTCGTTCATGGCTGATATGGAGGGttttctagctagctagatctcCTCACGAGGCATGAGCATTTAAGGTCGTGATGCAAGCATGCATACGGCGAGAATGTTGCGCTCTCGCCTCAAACTTGCTTTTCAGGCATGCAAAGCTACACACATGAAAATCAGTTTATATATGCAATTTACATCAACTTGTCAATCGGTCGTCATGAATTTCGACATCAAAAGGTGAAAGGAGAGCTCCATGCGCAGAGGGAGAGAATTTCCACCTTTACTACACAGCGCCtgccctgcatgcatgctttccGTGTGTCTCTCGTCTCGATGATTACGATTTCGCAGACGCTGACGCCTTTCATCACCAATCTCCACATTCCCTGTCTGTCGCCGTCGCCCCGGCCCATGAAAAAGCTATCTAGCAATGGCCCCTTTTCCACTGttgcctcgatctcccacaAGAGCACACTCAAACCCTTGCCACCTTTGCCGTCCGGTCTCCCCCATATATAATCACGCGAGGATGTCGTTCTCTCGATCGTACGTAGCCCTAGCTTAACCCCAGGCAAATCGGCCCATCTCCCATTTCCCATACAAAACTTTGCGTTAAACTATAGGAGTAGTACAGTTACGTACGATCCAGATCCAACATGAGGCTTCAGCATCTGCATGTGGCCTACCTGGAGAACAAGAAAGCGGCCTCCAGCTCTTCCTCTGCGTTGTCGCCGTCTCAAACACCATCCACCTTCCCCTTTGCCTTCCAATGTCTCCGCCCGCTGGCGCCCAAGATCTCGCTGCCGGAGCCGAGGACGAAGGCGCCCGAGTTCGGTCGCGTCAGAACCGCCGCCTCCAAGCTGCTGGCATGCACTGTACGTGAGCTAACCCAAACCCCTATATATAGAGAGTTTTGCCAGTGATCGACCTAGTAGATTGATGCATTCATGTGGAGGAATCATTGATATCTTTGTGGGTAGCAGGtgcaggtggcggcgggggggaCGACGCGGTGGAACCCGTCCACGGAGCAGATAAAGGTGCTGGAGGCGCTGTACCGGGGCGGGATGCGAACCCCGAACGCGGCGCAGATCGAGCGCATCACGGAGGAGCTCGGCAGGCACGGCCGGATCGAAGGGAAGAACGTCTTCTACTGGTTCCAGAACCACAAGGCCCGCGAGCGCCAGAAGCAGAAGCGCGCCGCGCTCCTCACCCTCGCCACGGCCGGCACCGGCCTCGACGACTCTTCCgattccccgccgccgccgccggaaacGACGACGACCACCAAGGTACGTAACCACAGCTCCCATAtattgggtttgcccaaaaatcaatcacatgaagacgcacacgagGATCATCAAATTATGGCCAAAAACACCTGTCGTGACTTGTCTTTATTTCTGTTGTAAATCTCACGTTACAATCTTGTGTTACAAAGGCCAGCCCCCcatgtgtatatatgcacATCTGGCAAGACTCCTGTATTTCTATTCGAACTACAAGACCTAATACTACTAGGACTTGGACTCAACTTTGTACGTGACTACTCCAATCCAGCCTACACATATACTACTTGCACGTAGCAGACCTACACGGATTAGTAATGCATAAACCTAATCCTACTTGGACTCTTATACAAGATTAGTCTAACAATCTTCCCCTAATCTTGACTTGTCATTTCCATGCTCTTCTTGATCTTGACTCTCCACAGCTACACGACTCGTCGATTCAACTCAATGTATGATCTTGACTCCCAGCCACACTAACTTTGTGCACTACACAGTACACCCCGTGGCAACACCGTCCACTCCTAGCGCAaaacatccacatgctactaaTCACATAGTCTCATGCAGGAAACATGACCTCACTGAAGAGACTCATCACCGGTTACCGTCTCGCAATACTCTTGAGCTTCATCTCCTCGCCGCGACACAAAGATGACCATCCGCCACCTTGTCAGCACGCATATCCTTCGCCCTCGATGATACACCTCATCGTACAGCACTTCGACTGTGATGCACCTCCACTGCAACAGATCGCCACACAGacgagcacttggacacaaccacgacTCACAGACGCTGACGACCTGGATGTACATACGCAGCTTGATCCGATGTCGAGTACTTTCTGACGATCAGGATGATCTCCCGTTACTAAGAGATCGGCCCACTGCGAGGATAGTCCTATCTGATCTGCTGAACGTCACTCCACTGCACAGACACCGTTTGCCCGATCCAATCCGCTGAACACTCCTCCGTGCACAGCCACCGTTTGCCTGTCCTGATCCACGGACGCCTTTCCGCTGCCGTTGCCCGCCCCAAGGCGCTAACACATCGCCTCCCCGGGGCAAGCGCGTTTTTAAATCTTTGAtctcgctctgataccaaatgttgggtttgcccaaaagtcaatcacatgaagagcACACGAGGATCACCAAATTATGGCCAAAAACGCCTGTCGTGCCTTGTCTTTATTTCTGTTGTAAATCTCACGTTACAATCTTGTGTTACAAAGGCCAGCCCCCcatgtgtatatatgcacATCCGGCAAGACTCCTGTATTTCTATTCGAACTACAAGACCTAATACTACTAGGACTTGGACTCAACCTTGTACGTGACTACTCCAATCTAGCCTACACATATACTACTTGCAAGTAGTAGACCTACACGGATTAGTAATGCATAAACCTAATCCTACTTAGACTCTTGTACAAGATTAGTCTAACACCATGCCTATACATATATCGGGGTATATAGCAAGTTGCAGCCGCTGTAGATAATATCTATGCGTAAATATACGATGCTTACTGTTAATCTATCACGAGCTTTACAGCTATATTTTCGTCTCTGCAAGTGCAGGATGGAGCGGAGAAGATGGAAGCGGCAGCGTGTGCCGATGTCGACGTCACGACGAGCTGCAAGCGGCGGTGCAAAGCGTGGGGTGACGGCGGACATGGCGGTGCGGCGGAgacggagggcggcggcgccgccgacgatgtcaCCTTGGAGCTCTTCCCGTTGCGTCCGCAGGGGAAAGCTTAGACATCGGCTTTAATTGTCGTGCCTGTGCTGTTGTGCAGATTGATTACCTGTTTTGCATGCACACGCATGCATATCGGCCGGCGTATGCATGGTGAGCCATGCAAAGGGATTGTTTTGGCGGTTCGCTGTCAAAGCTTTGACGATTTCTTCGCGTGTGCTGGCTGTTTTAGTACTGCTGTTTGGACTTTTCCTAACTCCGGTGTGCACGTGTACTTGTGTACTTGTGTGGCTGACTTGCCAGGGCGTGTATTGTAATCAGACGTGATCTCAGAACCCTCCACGGCTCTACCAGTAGTGTTTACTACTACTATTGCAGAACCCTCCGGTGTGCTAAGTTTTGTATTGCATGGAGATGCAGAGGCTGCTCGGTAGTAGCAGGGGTTAAAATAGTCCACTAAACGaattactacctccgtccaataaagggtgtcttaaatttgatcaaatttgaatgcatttatacactaggTCATTTctaaatacatctaaattttaacaaacttgagacattttttgttagacggagagagtacttgaGTTTAATTTGGGCCAAGTTATCATGTTTAGTCCTCAAACTTGATGGACCAAACTGAACACTAGCTCGTGCTGAAGGGAAACTATACGTACAATTAACTATCCTGAAGCAAGAACTTTGGAGACCTGATCGACGACATTCGAAATCATTTTATGTGCTTGCAGACTAGGCCAGTTCAGGATTTACGAGCCAATAATACCAAAACCTGACCGCCCTGAGCGAGCCGCCTTCGGCTCCAGCtttatacgtacgtacgtacgttccTCGCCATGCAGGTTGCTTTAAACATCTGCTAGCTAGTGTGTCGAGCGACATCATGGCCATGATTGCGTAAAACATGCCTCGGACGCCAATGATTTTGAGTAGAGTTTGCATGGTCGATCGACAGAGCTTTGTGTATGGTGCTGTACCTGAAAGGCAGCAGTATACTGCTACTACTGCTGCGTACTACTAACAGAAAGTTTACAGTACACACATGAGATTTCGTCTGTGCATCATATATGTGTGCATCGTACGGCGTGCCGAAACAATTCGTGTAGCGGTGCAAAAGCAGGGAGATCGATTGAGTAAGTTGCAAATGGTGCAGGCAGGCGTGTCCGGTGATGTACGCCTGAAGAACAAATTCCCCGGAGAACGGAAAAAGGGGGGCGAAAGCCAGCCCGGCTGACGCGCGGTCGTGGGCAGAATTTCTGTTTCCGAATCCCTCCACGGCGGTGGGGATGGGGAAACGACGGCAGCGTTGAGCGTTGAAAGGCATGCAGAAGGCAGGCGGCCGGGCGCGTGAGgccaagctagctaggcttAGTCCGCACGCTGAGGAAAAAAACAGCGGTGGGTCGGGAACGGGAAGGGAGCAAAAGGCTCACACGGTCGCCGCGCAGGTCACAGCACGCCCATGCCATGCCattgtgcatgcatggcggACACTGGCTGGGTCCGGCCGTGTCCAGTCGGAGGAGACGAGGCCAGCCGGAAGCGGCATGCTGCGACCTGCGAGGCGGGGCCGGCCGGggcgcgtgcgtgcgtgcgaaTGCGGTGTGCTTTTGTCGCTCTTTTCCGAGACTCCCCGCAGTTAACACACAGTCCGCGCCCCGCTTTTCCGCGCCTGGAAAACGACGACGCAGGCGCGGtgggcgccggccggccatgcCTGGGCCACCGTCGTGTGTGTCCTGCTGCTCG contains:
- the LOC100835061 gene encoding WUSCHEL-related homeobox 4 → MRLQHLHVAYLENKKAASSSSSALSPSQTPSTFPFAFQCLRPLAPKISLPEPRTKAPEFGRVRTAASKLLACTVQVAAGGTTRWNPSTEQIKVLEALYRGGMRTPNAAQIERITEELGRHGRIEGKNVFYWFQNHKARERQKQKRAALLTLATAGTGLDDSSDSPPPPPETTTTTKDGAEKMEAAACADVDVTTSCKRRCKAWGDGGHGGAAETEGGGAADDVTLELFPLRPQGKA